CATTAAGCACGATCGTTTTCCCTTGTTGGGCCTGTTTTGGTCGTAAGTAGGTCTCCGGAAGGCGCTTTATCGATTGCCAAATATCGACTTGCTGTTGCTGTAATTGATGGCCTGACATATCCATAATGACCACCTCAATGGTGGCTAAAATCACCGCTTGATGGCCTTGGTTCGTTAACGACGTGGGGAGGTGTAATTGCCCTTCAGCGTAACTTGCTTTGCCTATCAGTATCTCTAGCCCTGAATCGGACAATTGCATGGTTGATTTATCGCTGTTCAGTGTCACTACGCCGCTGGTCATGTTGGCAGTAGCAGGCTTAGTGATGACAGGGATGTGCTCAATATCGACTTGATTTGTAGAAGAATCGGTGGCTGGTTGTGGTTTCGATGTATCGACATATTGCCAAGTAAAATCATTATGGAGTGTTATCTGACGCCCATCTTGAAGTGTCACAATTTCGCTGGCATTCGCGAGTGGTGTGATACTGAGTGCGGCAAGAGTCAGCCATGGTTTCATTTTGTTCCCCTTGAAGTGAGTTAGCGGCGCCAAAATGCAGGAAAAAATAGGACAAGGATGGTCAAAATCTCCAAACGCCCCAGTAACATGCCAAAGCTCAGTAACCATTTTGCTGCATCAGGTAGTGGGGCGAAATTTCCGGTTGGACCGATTACGCTGCCCATGCCTGGCCCAACATTGGCAACCGCGGTAATGGCGCCTGAAATACTGGTAAAGGGATCTAAGCCGAGCGAACTTAAGCATCCAGCAATAAAAATGATGGTAATGAAAAACATCAATCCAAACGCAACCACAGAGCGCACGATATCATCATTAACAGGACGATGGTTGTAGCGTTGTACAAAGACTCCAGACGGATGGATAAGCTTCATTATCTGTTTGTTTAGCAAGGTTTTAGCTATCTGGAAACGGAAGATTTTGATCCCGCCAGATGTTGAACCAGAACAAGCGCCTGTCATCATTAAGAATGCGAACAGCGTCGTCGGTAACGCACCCCAAGCGGTAAAATCTTCTAATCCAAATCCGGTTGTGGTGACAACAGAGACGATGTTGAACATCGAGACGCGCAAGGCATCCATGACGTCATAACCATCGCGTAATACTAACCAAGCCGAGATAATCGCGCTAAGAAACAAGAATAAATAGGTAAAACCGCGCACTTGAGCATCGGTGAACAATATTTTAATACTGCGTTTGCGAAGTGCAGCGATAAACAGTAGAAAAGGCAAACCACCAAGAAACATAAACAGAGTCGCTACCCAGTGAGAACCATGAGAAAAATGGTTCATTGAAGCATCTGAGGTTGAATAACCGCCGGTTGAAAGCGTGGTAAAAGCGTGGTTGATGGCTTCAAACAAGGTCATGCCTGTCAGTAAGAACCCTCCAATGCAAAGGCCTGTCAACATCAGATAAACCAGAACGATGTTTTTCGCGACGGTCTTAGCTCTTGGACTGCTTTTATCGGACCAATCAGACGATTCAGTTTGGAATAACCGCATCCCACCGACGTTGAGCATTGGCAAAATAGCCACCGCCATCACAATGAACCCGATACCTCCAAGCCACTGTAAGATGGAACGCCATAATAAGATGCTCGGCGCCATATTATCTAGCCCACTGAGTACGGTTGACCCTGTGGTAGTGATGCCGGACATGGTTTCGAAGTAGGCGTCAGTAAAGCTGATATGGTTAATGAAAACAAACGGCAGGGCAGCAAAAACACTGGCGATTGTCCAGACGAAGCTGGTGATCAAGAACATATCTCGAACACCCAGTTTGAACTTGGCGGTTCGGCCAATGGTTAAACAAATAAAAGCCGCAATATGGGTGATCACGATGGCTTGGGCAAACTCCAAAAAACCGTCTGTGCCAGAAAAAAACGCCACCAAGGTCGGCACGTACATAAAAAGGGCCAGTTTGGATAAAACAAGCCCAATAACAAACAGTACGGGACGTAAGTTAACCATAGCGAAGTCCTAAAGAAAAAATGGGCTTGGCTGGAACAGCGCTTCGACATCGGGTACGTACTTTTTATCGACTAAGAACATCACCACATGATCGTCTTGCTCGATTATCGTACGGTCATGAGCAATCAGTACTTCTTCACCGCGAACAATGGCTCCAATAGTGGTACCTGGCGGCAGTTTGATATCGGCAATGGCACGTCCAACAACTTTAGAGTTTGATTCATCACCGTGGGCTATCGCTTCAATGGCTTCAGCCGCCCCGCGACGTAAGGAAGAGACATTAACGATATCAGCACGACGAACGTGGGTTAATAGCGCGGAGATGGTTGCCTGCTGTGGGGAGATCGCCACATCAATCGCTCCTCCTTGGACTAAATCCACATAAGCACTGCGCTGAATGAGTACCATGACTTTTTTGGCGCCCATTCTTTTGGCTAGCATGGCTGACATGATGTTGGTTTCGTCTTCGTTGGTCAGCGCGATGAAAACATCAACTTGATCGATGTTCTCTTCACTGAGTAGCTCTTGATCGGCAGCATCACCACAAAAGACAATCGTATTGCTGAGTTCTTCGGAAAGTTGCTCGGCACGTTGATAGTTACGTTCGATCAGCTTAACGCTGTATGTTTGTTCTAAGCGTTTGGCTAAGCTGGCACCGATATTACCACCGCCGACGATCATGATTCTACGGTAGGGTTTTTCCAGTCGTTGTAGTTCACTCATGACTGAGCGAATGTGATTACTGGCTGCGACAAAGAACACTTCATCATCGGCTTCAATAATTGTCGTGCCCTGTGGGCGAATTGGACGGCCCTGACGAAAAATGG
This window of the Vibrio azureus genome carries:
- a CDS encoding DUF3157 family protein codes for the protein MKPWLTLAALSITPLANASEIVTLQDGRQITLHNDFTWQYVDTSKPQPATDSSTNQVDIEHIPVITKPATANMTSGVVTLNSDKSTMQLSDSGLEILIGKASYAEGQLHLPTSLTNQGHQAVILATIEVVIMDMSGHQLQQQQVDIWQSIKRLPETYLRPKQAQQGKTIVLNVPEAQQYQLSAQIVNITTR
- a CDS encoding TrkH family potassium uptake protein; this encodes MVNLRPVLFVIGLVLSKLALFMYVPTLVAFFSGTDGFLEFAQAIVITHIAAFICLTIGRTAKFKLGVRDMFLITSFVWTIASVFAALPFVFINHISFTDAYFETMSGITTTGSTVLSGLDNMAPSILLWRSILQWLGGIGFIVMAVAILPMLNVGGMRLFQTESSDWSDKSSPRAKTVAKNIVLVYLMLTGLCIGGFLLTGMTLFEAINHAFTTLSTGGYSTSDASMNHFSHGSHWVATLFMFLGGLPFLLFIAALRKRSIKILFTDAQVRGFTYLFLFLSAIISAWLVLRDGYDVMDALRVSMFNIVSVVTTTGFGLEDFTAWGALPTTLFAFLMMTGACSGSTSGGIKIFRFQIAKTLLNKQIMKLIHPSGVFVQRYNHRPVNDDIVRSVVAFGLMFFITIIFIAGCLSSLGLDPFTSISGAITAVANVGPGMGSVIGPTGNFAPLPDAAKWLLSFGMLLGRLEILTILVLFFPAFWRR
- the trkA gene encoding Trk system potassium transporter TrkA yields the protein MKIIILGAGQVGGTLAENLVGENNDITIVDKCSDRLRELQDKYDLRVVNGHASHPDVLHEAGAQDADMLVAVTNTDETNMAACQVAFTLFNTPNRVARIRSPEYLAEKEALFKSGAIPVDHLIAPEELVTSYIERLIQYPGALQVVSFAEQKVSLVAVKAYYGGPLVGNALSALREHMPHIDTRVAAIFRQGRPIRPQGTTIIEADDEVFFVAASNHIRSVMSELQRLEKPYRRIMIVGGGNIGASLAKRLEQTYSVKLIERNYQRAEQLSEELSNTIVFCGDAADQELLSEENIDQVDVFIALTNEDETNIMSAMLAKRMGAKKVMVLIQRSAYVDLVQGGAIDVAISPQQATISALLTHVRRADIVNVSSLRRGAAEAIEAIAHGDESNSKVVGRAIADIKLPPGTTIGAIVRGEEVLIAHDRTIIEQDDHVVMFLVDKKYVPDVEALFQPSPFFL